Proteins encoded within one genomic window of Pygocentrus nattereri isolate fPygNat1 chromosome 7, fPygNat1.pri, whole genome shotgun sequence:
- the LOC119263708 gene encoding histidine-rich glycoprotein-like has protein sequence MHRDHLGDGPYMHHDHLGDGPYMHHDHLGNGPYMHRDHLGDGPYMHHDHLGDGPYMHHDHLGDGPYMHHDHLGDGPYMHRDCLGDGPYMHHDHLGDGPYMHHDHLGNGPYMHRDHLGDGPYMHHDHLGDGPYMHHDHLGNGPYMHRDHLGDGPYVHHDHLGEGPYMHHDHLGDGPYMHHDRLGDGPYMHHDRLGDGPYVHRDRLGDRPYVHHDRLGDGPYVHHDCLGDGPYMHHDRLGDGPYMHRDRLGDGPYMHHDRLGDRPYMHHDRLGDGPIDALR, from the coding sequence ATGCACCGTGATCATTTGGGTGATGGGCCCTACATGCACCATGATCATTTGGGTGATGGGCCCTACATGCACCATGATCATTTGGGTAATGGGCCCTACATGCACCGTGATCATTTGGGTGATGGGCCCTACATGCACCATGACCATTTGGGTGATGGGCCCTACATGCACCATGATCATTTGGGTGACGGGCCCTACATGCACCATGATCATTTGGGTGATGGGCCCTACATGCACCGTGATTGTTTGGGTGATGGGCCCTACATGCACCATGATCATTTGGGGGACGGGCCCTACATGCACCATGATCATTTGGGTAATGGGCCCTACATGCACCGTGATCATTTGGGTGATGGGCCCTACATGCACCATGATCATTTGGGGGACGGGCCCTACATGCACCATGATCATTTGGGTAATGGGCCCTACATGCACCGTGATCATTTGGGTGATGGGCCCTACGTGCACCATGATCATTTGGGTGAGGGCCCCTACATGCACCATGATCATTTGGGTGATGGGCCCTACATGCACCATGATCGTTTGGGGGATGGGCCCTACATGCACCATGATCGTTTGGGTGACGGGCCCTACGTGCACCGTGATCGCTTGGGTGACAGGCCCTACGTGCACCATGATCGCTTGGGTGATGGGCCCTACGTGCACCATGATTGTTTGGGTGATGGGCCCTACATGCACCATGATCGTTTGGGTGATGGGCCCTACATGCACCGTGATCGTTTGGGTGACGGGCCCTACATGCACCATGATCGCTTGGGTGACAGGCCCTACATGCACCATGATCGTTTGGGTGACGGGCCCATAGATGCATTGCGTTAG